A window of Phacochoerus africanus isolate WHEZ1 chromosome 11, ROS_Pafr_v1, whole genome shotgun sequence genomic DNA:
GGAGCCGAGGGCAGGCTGGCGCACAAGCTGTTCCGAGACCTCTTTGCCAACTACACAAGTGCCCTGAGACCTGTGGCAGACACAGACCAGGCTCTGAACGTGACCCTGGAAGTGACACTGTCCCAGATCATCGACATGGTGCGTCGTGATGGTCACACAGCTGCGGTGTGTGCTGCTGCCAGGGTCAAGGCATGGGGGCTGAGAGGCTAGGCTTATTCTCCAAACAGGTCTTCCCTGCAAGCGTTAATATTGGCCGCAGTAGTAACAGTTACCAACCGTTGGATACCGCTGGCTCCCCACGGTGTGCCCAATAGTTTGCACACTCGAATCCCTGTCTAGCAGGGATTATCACGCATGAACTTCCAAAGAATTTCAGGCCCAGACAAGAGAAGGACGTGCCAAAGTCACTAAGCAGACGTGGGTGGGAAGCGGACTGTGGGGCAGGTCAGGCGTGCAGGTGCTGACCAGACCTCCGAACGTGAGGGTGTACACACGGGagggtgtgcacacacacgtgtccACCGCCCGCCCACTCTGCCTTCCACCAGGATGAGCGGGACCAGGTGCTGACCCTGTACCTGTGGATACGACAGGAGTGGACGGATGCCTACCTACGGTGGGACCCTGACGCCTACGGGGGCCTGGATGCCATCCGCATCCCCAGCAGCCTCGTGTGGCGGCCGGACATCGTCCTCTATAACAAGTACTGCTTCCCCGCCCGCCCCCAGAGCTGCCCTTGGCTCTGGGTGAGCACGCGCTGTCCATCCCCACAGGGTACCTGGCCGCGGCAGTGCCCAGCCAGCTTCCCCACAGGATTTTTCTAAGGGGTCAGGGAGGGGTCGGCAGGTTTGGCAATTGTAGGTAACGTGCAGGCCGTAgggcttcctccctctctccctccccccccttccctccctccctctccccccttccctccctccctctccaccccccacacGCTCGGGCCTGCTGGAGGACTTCACAAGCCCCTTCGAGGCTGCCCCAAGCCAACCCAGGCTGAATGTCCCCTGGGAACCTTCTGGGTGGTCCAGGGCAGCTCTGTATCTCTGGCAGAGAGGGTTCCGGGGCACAAGAGCCTCTTTAGGACACGcgccccccttccccccttccgGGCCGGGGTCTCTCCGGGCTCCCCCAGGGCCTGCCTAGGGACCGCCTCCAGGGTTCAGCCTTCTGGAGCGTTCCTTTCTGCCACCTAAGGCAGTTCTGTTTTCCCGGACAACACACGGCCATGTAGACTTTCCCCAGCGCCCCTCGAAGAGAGCACTTTGCACATGACGCCCAAGGAAGGTCACCGCGCGCCTCACGCCACTTCAGGGCCAGACCTGAGTCCTGCTCTGGGCCCTCAGGCGCCGAGGGGCCCCTCTTGCGGGGACTGCCTGGCGGGGACTTGCGGGGGCCGCGGCGCCTCAGGGACCCACGCCCTGCCCGCAGGGTGGACGCGCAGGCGGCGGCCTCGGCCAGCACCAACGTGGTCCTGCGGCACGACGGCGCCGTACGCTGGGACGCGCCGGCCATCACGCGCAGCTCGTGCCGCGTGGACGTGTCGGCCTTCCCGTTCGACGCGCAGCGCTGCGGCCTGACGTTCGGCTCGTGGACGCACGGCGGGCACCAGCTGGACGTGCGCCCGCGCGGCGCCGCCGCCAGCCTGGCCGACTTCGTGGAGAACGTGGAGTGGCGCGTGCTGGGCATGCCGGCCCGGCGGCGGGTGCTCACCTACGGCTGCTGCTCCGAGCCCTACCCGGACGTGACCTTCACGCTGCTGCTGCGCCGCCGCGCCGCCGCCTACGTGTGCAACCTGCTGCTGCCCTGCGTGCTCATCTCGCTGCTCGCCCCGCTCGCCTTCCACCTGCCCGCCGACTCGGGCGAGAAGGTGTCGCTGGGCGTCACCGTGCTCCTGGCGCTCACCGTCTTCCAGCTGCTCCTGGCGGAGAGCATGCCGCCAGCCGAGAGCGTGCCGCTCATAGGTGAGCCCTGTGGGCGCGGGGCGGCAGGGACGGGCCGGGGAGGGTGTCCCCCACCCCGGGGCTGAGGCGCGCGGGTCTCCGCCCGGGCCGTGGCGGGAGCCTGACGGAGTGTCCCGCTGTGTGTACGCTGAGGGGCCTCGCTGCGCGTCCTGGTGGGGGCGCCCCTCGTCCTGAGATGCGGGGAAGAGGGAGGCCTCTTCCGCGGAGACCGCCTCTCCCCTCGCGCGAAGGGGTGATGGAAAGAGTTGGTCTTTTCTCAGGGACGTGGTGGAGGAAGCTCAACGCCCCAGGTGTCGCAGTAACAGGCAGTATGTGCCGAGCGTGCGCCGTGCGCCGGGCCGTCTGCTCAGCATCTGACCGTTTATTAACTCAGGGAAGCACCGCTGCAGACCCTGGGGACGGTTCTAGGGTAGCTTCGGCCCAGGTCATGCTGGTTCTATCTAAGAGCCTGACTTTCACGGATTGCAAGTGACGGGGACAGTTAGGGAGCAGGTGGCTTCTGAGAACCCGATGGGGAGATGCGGGGTGGGGAGCCTTGGCGCTTCCTTCCTTCCCGCTTCCATCCATGGGGCTCGGAGGGTCCGGAGAGCATTGTGGGGGTGagctcagccccccccccccaccccgaggtcTCGTTTGGGGCCccagccccttctctctcccacagGCAAGTACTATATGGCCACCATGACGCTGGTCACCTTCTCCACTGCGCTCACCATCCTTATCATGAACCTGCACTACTGTGGTCCTAGCGCCCGCCCGGTGCCAGCCTGGGCACGGGCCCTCCTCCTGGGACGCCTGGCACGGGGTCTGTGTGTGCGGGAACGAGGGGAGCCCTGCGGGCAATCCAGGCCACCAGAGTTATCCCCCAGTCCCCAGCCTCCTGACCCAGGAGCTGGCCCCTTGGCAGGCCCTTGCCCAGAGCCTCGGTGCCTTTGCCGTCAGGAAGCCCTGCTGCGCCACGTAGCCACCATTGCCAGCGCCGTCCACAGCCACCGTGCTGCTCAGCGCCGCCATGAGGACTGGAAGCGTTTGGCCCGTGTGATGGACCGTTTCTTCCTGGGCATCTTCTTCTCCATGGCCCTGGTCATGAGCCTTCTGGTGCTGGTGCAGGCCCTGTGAGTCCCAGAGgattgctgcagccacagcacctcCAGATGGGGTGAAACGGCCTGGTGGTGATTGGCCTTCAGGCAcaccgcacccccccccccccccggcccagcccagggcctggggcatCCTCTCTCCAGCGCTACTGACTTCACAAACAGAGGGAGTACTCTTGTCCCTGCCCTCACCTCGCAGGGAAATCCAGAGCTTGCTGCTCCCCTGATTCCCACGGAGGAGGAACTCTAAGAAGGGTCCTGATCAAAGTGCAGTCCTGGAGGGATGGGACCGAACTTGGGCTCTGAGTGTCAGCGCCTCCCgtggggagagggcaggtggGACAGAGAACTGCCaggtttccttctctcccttccccggGGCTGCTGTTCCAGGGAGTTGGTCTTGCCAGTCCCTGCCTAGGGGCTCAGGAAAGCTGTTGGGAGAGTCAGGATTCCGGGTTGAGTTTCCAGGGCAGGAGGCCACACAGGATTTGTCCCCAAAGCCGCAACTGATAATAAAGTAAGTGTGTGCCTAGCTCGTCCTCCATGTCCTCCTACCCCAGGGCCCATGATGGTGGATGTTGGGGGATCCAGCCCCTTAGGGACCTTAGGACCTTAGGACATCAGAGCAGAAGTTACATCTTTGCTGACAAGAAAATGACTGGGATTTGATAGAGAGCCTGGCAGAGGACCTGAAGCTCGCTGTTCTTCTCCTGCTCTCTACGCTCTGGCCTTAGATCCAGGCCACGCAGTTCACACACAGGGACATCCAGAGAGCTTGAAGGGCCCAAGGGAGGGGCAGTTCAGGGACCAGCCACCCAGACACGTGCTGCTCTCTGACTTCCAAACGTGTCCTGGTACCACCTCTGTGCCTTACACACAGTCCCTGTGCTCAGGGTGCTCGTGGTctgggagacagacagacagacagacatgggCCCGGTACAGAGAATAATGCAGGGCCCCGTGGGAGCCAAGAGGCAGGGCTCTTGACCCAGCAGGCTGGAGGCCAGAGACGGCTCCCAGAGGAGCGAGTGGGAGCTGTCCAGAGGGACGCGGGAGGCATCTGAGTAACATGGGCACGAGCCATGACCGAGCCGTGGCCAAGTGCTTTTCTTCCCTGTCCTGCATTCAGCCCCCTACTCCCAGGGCCCTGGGTGAGGCTCAGTCCCCACGGTCTTCTCTCCCCACCAGCAGGCCTGGCAGCTGCcaatgtcccagagttccctgccAGTGGAGTCACCAGGGATCTTGGCCGCGCTTAAAGCACACATGTGCCTGACGTCCTCACGTTGGGCAGGGGCGGCAGGCAGAGCTGTTCGGTAGAGATCAGAGGAGGCCTGGACTCTCTGGAAAGGCTCCCCCAACAAGGAACCAGAGCAGCAGTAGAAGGGACCAGAGTGCAGAAGGGGGGCCCCGACCCATAGCTGCagggaaaacagaggcagagaggttTGGGGGTGAAGCATGGTGTACAAGGAAGGACACAAGGTCAAAAGAAATGAGCAGGGGGTTGCCagtgtggcgcagcagaaatgaattc
This region includes:
- the CHRNA10 gene encoding neuronal acetylcholine receptor subunit alpha-10, with the translated sequence MGPGSHHLSLGFSISSLGLLLLLPLLPECLGAEGRLAHKLFRDLFANYTSALRPVADTDQALNVTLEVTLSQIIDMDERDQVLTLYLWIRQEWTDAYLRWDPDAYGGLDAIRIPSSLVWRPDIVLYNKVDAQAAASASTNVVLRHDGAVRWDAPAITRSSCRVDVSAFPFDAQRCGLTFGSWTHGGHQLDVRPRGAAASLADFVENVEWRVLGMPARRRVLTYGCCSEPYPDVTFTLLLRRRAAAYVCNLLLPCVLISLLAPLAFHLPADSGEKVSLGVTVLLALTVFQLLLAESMPPAESVPLIGKYYMATMTLVTFSTALTILIMNLHYCGPSARPVPAWARALLLGRLARGLCVRERGEPCGQSRPPELSPSPQPPDPGAGPLAGPCPEPRCLCRQEALLRHVATIASAVHSHRAAQRRHEDWKRLARVMDRFFLGIFFSMALVMSLLVLVQAL